A stretch of DNA from Maridesulfovibrio sp.:
GCAGGAGACCCCTTTTCTGGGCAGTGTGGAAGATCTTACGGGCATGAAGGTGGGGGTGAGCGAAGGTAATGCCGCTCATAAATATCTTGAGGAGAATTACCCGCATTTGAATCTTGTGCCCATCTCAGGAGCACTGAACGGTCTGAAAATGGTAGCCGAAGGCAAGTGTGACGCCTATGTGGGAACTCTGGAGGTTCTGGGTTACCTCATCAACCAGAACGGCCTGTACAACCTCAAGGTGGCCCTGCAGCTTCCGGTCAGTCGCAAACTCTGCTTTGCGGCTCGCAAGGGACTTTCGCCCCAGTTGATTTCCATTCTGAATAAGGGGATCAGATCCATCAGCGAAAAGGAATCCGAGGCCGTGATCCGCAAGTGGATCAGCCTGAGGGTTGAAAACGGGATAGATATCTGGCTCATTATTCGGATTGCCCTCGGTGTAGGCAGCGTGGCAGGATTTATCATGTTCGTGGTCATCCGGTCCAACCGGCGTCTGGCGAGCGAGGTTCGGGTCCGTCAGCAGGTGGAGATGGAGCTGCTTGAGGCCAGGGACAAGGCAGAGGATGCCACGAGGGCAAAAAGTGAATTTCTGGCCCGCATGAGCCATGAAATCCGTACTCCCATGAACGCAATCATAGGCATGAGCCATCTGGCGCTGCAGACTGAGCTTACCGCGAAACAGCACGATTACATCTCCAAAATAAGAGCAGGGGCAAACAACCTGCTCGGCATCATCAATGACATTCTGGATTTTTCCAAGATAGAAGCCGGCAAGATGAGCATGGAGCGCATTGCGTTCCGTCTGGACGAGACCATGGACAACCTTGCCAACGTGATAGCGGTCAAGGCGGAGGAGAAGGGGCTGGAAGTCCTTTTTCACGTCTGTCCTGATGTGCCTAACGATCTGGTCGGAGATCCGCTGCGGCTCAGTCAGATTCTTATCAATCTGGCCAATAACGCCACCAAGTTCACGGAGCACGGCGATATAGTCATTTCAGTGAAACCGGAAGCTCAGGACGAGGAAACAGTTACCCTGTTGTTCTGTGTGGCCGATTCCGGAATAGGCATGACCGAGGAGCAGAAAAGTCGACTTTTCAAATCCTTTTCGCAGGCTGACGGATCGACAACGCGAAAGTACGGCGGAACGGGCTTGGGGCTGGCCATCTGCAAACGCCTTGTGGAGATGATGGACGGGCGCGTCTGGGTGGACAGTGTCCCGGGCGAAGGATCGACATTTTCCTTTACGGCGGTGCTCGGCAAAGGGGAAAAGGTCGAATGCAGCTACACTCCTGCCGCGGACCTGCGGGGACTGCGGGCTCTGGTCGTGGACGACAATTCCACATCACGGGCCATACTCAGCGAGGCTCTGGAGAGCATGACCTTCAAGGTCAGCACGGCAGCTTCCGGGGATGAAGCCTTAAAACTGATCAAGGAAGCCACCGAAAGCGGTAATCCGTATGAACTGGTACTGCTGGACTGGAAGATGCCCGGACTTGACGGGATAGAGACTTCCCGCAGGATTGAAAGGGAAGCCGGTCGTGAACTTCCCAAAATTCTTATGGTCAGTGCTTACGGCCGGGAAGAGATTATGGAGGAGGCCGAGGCTGCCGGACTTGAGGCCTTTCTGGTCAAACCGGTTAACCAATCCGTGCTTTTCGATACCATAATGGGCGTGTTCGGCCACAATGTTGAACGCAAGACTCGTAGAACTCTGGGCTTATCTGAAATCCCCGAGGGACTGTCCGCCATAAAGGGAGGCAGAATCCTGCTTGCTGAAGACAACGAGATAAACCAGCAGATTGCTGTGGAGATTCTTGAAAGGGCAGGCATGGTGGTTGAAGTTGTGGATAATGGAAAGGATGCCGTGGAACGCACGCTTGAGAATGAGTACGATCTGGTGCTCATGGACATCCAGATGCCTGTACTGGACGGTCTGTCTGCTGCAGGACACATCAGGGGAAACGGCATCGGCCATGAGTTGCTTCCCATAGTCGCCATGACAGCCCACGCCATGGCCGGAGATCGGGAAAAGAGTATTGAGGCCGGCATGGACGACCACATCACCAAACCGATTGACCCTGAACTGCTGCTCGGTATTCTGATCAAGTGGATCAAGCCGGGAGAAAGGGAGCTGCCGGAAGGGTATGTCTCCGCCACCGAGCGCAAGGATCGGGAACTGGCCGCAGATGATCTTCCTCTTGAAGGTGTGCCCGGTATCAATACCAAGTCCGGGTTGTCCAAGGTTTCCGGAAACCGGGAACTTTACAAGAAGCTGCTGGGACAGTTCCGGGCAAAATATATGACCCCGGTTCAGGATATAGAGGCCCAGCTTCAGAACGGGGAGGCCGATGTCGCTATCCGCACGGCCCACACGATAAAAGGCGTGGCTGCCAATCTCGGCGCGGACACGCTTTCCCGTTCCGCAGGAGAGGTGGAGCGTGCTCTGCGGGCAGGAGAGGAAAGTATCGAAACACTGCTTGCCGATATGCAGACCTGTATAGACACTGTGGCGAAGGGGCTGGATGAACTGCTGCCCGCAAAGGAAGATGATGGATCTGCCGGGGGCAGTAAGATAGATTCCGCTGTATGTCTTGAATTTATAGCCGGTATCGAGTCTGCGGTAGGCTCCAATTTATCTGAAGCCATGGAAACCATGGGCAGGCTCAGCAAAGAGGTCGAAGGAAGTGAGTATGCCGATCCGGTAGGCAGGGCGTCTGCCCTGCTGGATGATTTTGAACCGGATGAGGCAATGGACATATTGAATGAACTTGCTGACAAATTAAGTTCCGCGGAAATTCTACCGGATGATTCTGTGCCGGACAATCTCGGCGAAAAGATCAAGGCTTTTATCGAGTTCATGGATAATGATATTTCGCAGGCCGTTGGTCTTGCCGAAGAAATAAAGGGATTGGTCGCCGGTACGTACCTGATTGATCCCGTGCGGAAAATGGTGCAGGCTCTTGATGATTTTGAAACGGATGAAGCTCGTAGCGAGGCCCTTTCCATTCTGGAAAAGTTGGACAGCTGATAGGACAAGGCTATGAAACAGGTTCTGATAGTTGATGATACGGTGGAAAACCTGCAGGTCCTCATGGAGGCCCTCAAGGGGGAGTACGCCATTGTCACGGCCAAGTGCGGAGAAAAGGCCCTTGAGCTTGCCCGGACCAAACCGTACCCGGACATAATCCTGCTCGATATCATGATGCCGGGGATGGATGGGTACGAGGTTTGTGAAAAACTGAAATCAGATGTCAGGACCAGAGATATCCCGGTGATATTCATTACTGTGCTGATGGAGGAAGAGGATGAGGCCAAGGGGCTCTCGCTGGGGGCCGTTGATTATATTGTCAAACCTTTCTGCCCGGGACTGGTCAAGGCCAGGGTCAAAAATCAGCTTGAACTCAAAGAGCACCAGGACGACCTTGAAAAACTTGTCCGGGAGCGTACCAAAGAGCTTGCTCTGGTAAAGAAAGTCACCATTGAGTGTCTGGCTGCTCTTGCGGAGTGGCGGGACCCTGAAACCGGCGGACATATTGCCCGAACCCAGAACTATGTGCGGGCGCTGGCCTCCCATGTGATGGAGAAGGAAGAGTTCGCGGATCAGCTCAACGCTGACCTGATCGAGACATTGTATCTTTCGGCCCCGCTGCACGATGTGGGCAAGGTCGGTGTTGCGGATGCGATTCTGCTCAAGCCGGGCAGGCTGACTGACGAGGAATTTGCCGAAATGAAGAAGCATGCGCAGTACGGACGTGATGCCCTGGCCGGGGCTGAAGCCGCTCTGGGTGGGAACTCTTTTCTGCATTATGCCTGTGAAATCGCATTGTCCCACCATGAAAAGTGGGATGGTTCCGGGTATCCGCAGGGACTTGCCGAAGAGGATATCCCTCTTTCCGCCCGGATTATGGCTATTGCCGATGTTTACGATGCTCTCATTTCAAAACGTGTTTACAAAAAGCCTTTTCCACATGCCAAAGCAGTGCGGATCATCTCCGAGGGGCGTGGTACTCATTTTGATCCGCGATTGGCGGATGCCTTTATGGAGATTGAGGAGCAGTTCCGGCAGATTGCTCTTGAATTCGCCGATTTTGATGAAGAGCGTGAAATGCTCATGAAATGAATGGGCTGAAGCGGTTGCCCTTATCCCGGAACTCATTCTGAATCTGAGTGATATTTTTTTTTGAAAGTTCAGGATATACGCTGAAGTTGTATGTATTTCTTACCGGTTGTCTACCTGACAGGGGATTGGAATAATGAGTGAAAAAATGACGGTTCTGGCGGTGGATGACACCCCGGAAAATCTGCATGTTCTCATGGAACTGCTCAAGGATGATTACGCCATTCTGGCTGCCAAGGATGGAGAAAAAGGGCTTAAACTGGCCCAGACCAAGAATCCGGATATAATTCTTCTTGATGTGATGATGCCCGGCATGGACGGTTATGAAGTCATAGAAAAACTGAAGTCGGACGAGTGCACCAGAGATATCCCGGTTATTTTCGTAACGGCCTTGAGCGAGGCTGACGACGAAAGCAAGGGGCTTGCCATGGGAGCCATCGATTACATCACCAAACCGTTCAATCCCGCCATTGTCAAAGCGAGGCTGAAGAACCATCTGGCGCTTCGGGAAGCCGCCCGGCTTCGCGATGATGTGGAACGCATCATGATGCACGACCTTAAGTCTCCGCTGACAGCCGTGATAGGCCTGCCGCAACTGCTGCTCATGGAAGAGGGACTTGATGAAATGCACCGCAGGATGCTCAGGAATATAGAGGATGCCGGTTACACCCTGCTGTCCATGGTCAATATGTCTACATCCATTTTCAAGATGGAGCGGGGAACTTATGAATTTTCCCCGGAATCCATGGACCTCGCCGCAGTAGTCCGCAAGGTGTTTTTCGGCATAGAGGATACGGCCTCAATGAGAAACATAAATCTTGTTCTGGAGATAGACGGCATCGAAGCCGGTCCAGATCAGCAATTCATCATCATGGGAGAAAACCTGCTTTGCTACTCCATGCTGGCCAACCTGATAAGTAATGCCCTTGATGCCTGCCCTGCCGGAGGAAGAATTCTTGTCCGGCTGAACCGTCTTGATGATTCTGTGAAGATAGATGTCTGCAATCAGGGGGAAGTCCCGGAAAAAGTCAGAGGATGTTTTTTCAGCAAGTACGCCACGGCCGGGAAAAGCAAGGGAACAGGGCTGGGAACATATTCCGCTCGGCTTATAGCCCAGGCGCACGGCGGAGATATTACTCTTGCCTGCGGAAACGGAGAGGTTGAGGTTTCTGTTACAATCCCGCAGTGATAATAAACAGTTCTGCTTAGCCCCTTATCGTTTCCTTGAGCTTGCGTTGCAGTGTTGCCGGGGTGAACGGCTTGACTATGTAGTTCGTTGCTCCTGCCTGAACAGCCTGTATCACCTGCGACTGTTCTGCTTCTGCCGTGATCATGAGCACCGGAAGTTTTTTGTATTTGTGTTCAGTTCTTATTTTTTGAAGAAATTCAATCCCCGTCATCTTCGGCATATTCCAATCCAGAAGAATAAGATCAATGGAGGGTGTGTCTGCCAGTTTATCAAGGGCATTCAGACCGTCTTCGGCGAAGTGCAGGTTTGTATACCCCAGCATGCGCATTATGTCTGCGATGGTTCGGCGCATGCTCTGATGGTCATCTACGATCAGTACTGATGAAAATAAGTCGGGCATGTTTCTCTCCATTTTTGAGTGTGATTCTCTATATACTTATTTTGCCTAGTCAGGGCAATGACCTGTTCTTATTTTGGCGATTTTATGTCGATTTGGAGAGCAACTCGGGAAACAATCTTTGTCACTCACTGAAAAATATTATATTTAAGTCATTAGATAAGAAGAAATTGTAGTCGTGGTGCATGCTTTTGAATTAAATCGAAGATTCTCAGACCAATTCTTTGCCGCTCTTTTCGGCAATGGTGTGTCTGTACGGAGCTTTCTCATGAAGGTTAAAGTGCTTATCGCAATGCATGTGCTGCTTTGTGTCTTGTTTTTTTCAGTTTGTTCATGGGCAGCCATGCCTGCGCATGAATTGCGGCTGACTCCTGCAGAGCTCAGTTATATCAAAGAGCACCCTGTTGTTACGCTGGGAACTGATGAGACTTTTGATCCCTTTGTTCATAAAA
This window harbors:
- a CDS encoding transporter substrate-binding domain-containing protein, encoding MVVKKILIAIVCLLVASAALAAEPKKADETFSVAYCEDCVPFEFCNKDGLPDGLVINYWKLWANKTGVAINFKAAPWEESVRMAKAGEVDAHAGLFYSKKRNEFLEFGAPMTSSDTHLFYSKALPITCNADVLPYRVGVLAGGLAAEFLHEKYPEMSLVEYPDFKAIMSDLASGQLKVFVAETLVGLYYLQQSDLSTRFQYRESQPLYRNYWRVAVPKDKKDSLTAIDDGMASFSPEEKKNINRHWTATAKGRDPGSLVITVDRDYPPFSLLGPDGVPSGMIVDMWKAWSRQTGVPVEFVPESWTGTLEAVKSGEADIHFGLFRSREREEFLLFSGPLFKVDTALFYRADSRNPGGLDRMSGMKVAVIGGSYQESYLKEKYPEIKTVSFADGEGLILAVLKGKADALMHEVLQVEAELDRMQMHGALVKGTDSLFSSFIRAGVRKDRPELIELIDSGFGKIPYQVYSGIEKRWVSNPEDLYFSSDGSPFNLSDDELKWLDDHPMITVAVMDAWPPLDYVNDRGNPEGLGVDYVHLLNKRLGGRLQILAGPFKDNLEAVREKRIDAIMDVTPKKDREPFLDFTTPYMIIPHVIVGRSDGTKYMNEKELADKTIALERGFFNVKYFRETYPDAKVVEFPDTLAALEAVARGRADAYVGNRAVAVYLIERYLLSNLEVQGRIKTKGSVLAIGVRKDWPVLAGILDRALKSIGRREEREILKKWTGQENSPKVELSKSEKLWLRSSPVIRFSVDPDWLPLERIDPKSGQYEGISADLLHMVAKRTGLSLELVPTAKWSDSVKYVRDGRTDMLAAASETAERDEFLDFSNPYIELSNVVVVRQETPFLGSVEDLTGMKVGVSEGNAAHKYLEENYPHLNLVPISGALNGLKMVAEGKCDAYVGTLEVLGYLINQNGLYNLKVALQLPVSRKLCFAARKGLSPQLISILNKGIRSISEKESEAVIRKWISLRVENGIDIWLIIRIALGVGSVAGFIMFVVIRSNRRLASEVRVRQQVEMELLEARDKAEDATRAKSEFLARMSHEIRTPMNAIIGMSHLALQTELTAKQHDYISKIRAGANNLLGIINDILDFSKIEAGKMSMERIAFRLDETMDNLANVIAVKAEEKGLEVLFHVCPDVPNDLVGDPLRLSQILINLANNATKFTEHGDIVISVKPEAQDEETVTLLFCVADSGIGMTEEQKSRLFKSFSQADGSTTRKYGGTGLGLAICKRLVEMMDGRVWVDSVPGEGSTFSFTAVLGKGEKVECSYTPAADLRGLRALVVDDNSTSRAILSEALESMTFKVSTAASGDEALKLIKEATESGNPYELVLLDWKMPGLDGIETSRRIEREAGRELPKILMVSAYGREEIMEEAEAAGLEAFLVKPVNQSVLFDTIMGVFGHNVERKTRRTLGLSEIPEGLSAIKGGRILLAEDNEINQQIAVEILERAGMVVEVVDNGKDAVERTLENEYDLVLMDIQMPVLDGLSAAGHIRGNGIGHELLPIVAMTAHAMAGDREKSIEAGMDDHITKPIDPELLLGILIKWIKPGERELPEGYVSATERKDRELAADDLPLEGVPGINTKSGLSKVSGNRELYKKLLGQFRAKYMTPVQDIEAQLQNGEADVAIRTAHTIKGVAANLGADTLSRSAGEVERALRAGEESIETLLADMQTCIDTVAKGLDELLPAKEDDGSAGGSKIDSAVCLEFIAGIESAVGSNLSEAMETMGRLSKEVEGSEYADPVGRASALLDDFEPDEAMDILNELADKLSSAEILPDDSVPDNLGEKIKAFIEFMDNDISQAVGLAEEIKGLVAGTYLIDPVRKMVQALDDFETDEARSEALSILEKLDS
- a CDS encoding HD domain-containing phosphohydrolase; the encoded protein is MKQVLIVDDTVENLQVLMEALKGEYAIVTAKCGEKALELARTKPYPDIILLDIMMPGMDGYEVCEKLKSDVRTRDIPVIFITVLMEEEDEAKGLSLGAVDYIVKPFCPGLVKARVKNQLELKEHQDDLEKLVRERTKELALVKKVTIECLAALAEWRDPETGGHIARTQNYVRALASHVMEKEEFADQLNADLIETLYLSAPLHDVGKVGVADAILLKPGRLTDEEFAEMKKHAQYGRDALAGAEAALGGNSFLHYACEIALSHHEKWDGSGYPQGLAEEDIPLSARIMAIADVYDALISKRVYKKPFPHAKAVRIISEGRGTHFDPRLADAFMEIEEQFRQIALEFADFDEEREMLMK
- a CDS encoding hybrid sensor histidine kinase/response regulator — protein: MSEKMTVLAVDDTPENLHVLMELLKDDYAILAAKDGEKGLKLAQTKNPDIILLDVMMPGMDGYEVIEKLKSDECTRDIPVIFVTALSEADDESKGLAMGAIDYITKPFNPAIVKARLKNHLALREAARLRDDVERIMMHDLKSPLTAVIGLPQLLLMEEGLDEMHRRMLRNIEDAGYTLLSMVNMSTSIFKMERGTYEFSPESMDLAAVVRKVFFGIEDTASMRNINLVLEIDGIEAGPDQQFIIMGENLLCYSMLANLISNALDACPAGGRILVRLNRLDDSVKIDVCNQGEVPEKVRGCFFSKYATAGKSKGTGLGTYSARLIAQAHGGDITLACGNGEVEVSVTIPQ
- a CDS encoding response regulator; translated protein: MPDLFSSVLIVDDHQSMRRTIADIMRMLGYTNLHFAEDGLNALDKLADTPSIDLILLDWNMPKMTGIEFLQKIRTEHKYKKLPVLMITAEAEQSQVIQAVQAGATNYIVKPFTPATLQRKLKETIRG